One window of Acidobacteriaceae bacterium genomic DNA carries:
- a CDS encoding tyrosine-type recombinase/integrase, with protein MSGKKSTGFVELAGKFLAMLREERGASEHTLRAYGREVRGFAEYLGETLGEDGDVRKVEHTHIRAYLAVLFDRGLTKASVARALAAVRSWFKWLARSGYVESNPASLVSTPKLPKHLPRVPGIEELNRVLNSLERGSGSASQQVSGKDEEQEAAAWPARDRVIFELLYGSGIRNSELCGLDLSSILWGDDAIRVFGKGRKERLVPLGDEAAAAIRAYLPERRERLEAAGKGKLVHDGPLLMNLRARGSCRLTTRSVGRIVKQIALSRGLAADVHPHTLRHAFGTHMLEEGADLRAIQEMLGHERLSTTQRYTQLTVGQVQRVYEETHPRAR; from the coding sequence ATGAGCGGAAAGAAGTCGACTGGATTTGTCGAACTCGCGGGGAAGTTTCTTGCGATGCTGCGCGAGGAGCGGGGGGCGAGTGAGCACACGCTGCGGGCGTATGGGCGGGAGGTGCGCGGGTTCGCGGAGTATCTAGGCGAGACGCTGGGTGAGGATGGCGATGTGCGGAAGGTGGAGCACACGCATATTCGGGCGTACCTGGCGGTGCTGTTCGATCGTGGGTTGACAAAGGCGAGTGTGGCGCGGGCGCTGGCGGCGGTGAGGAGCTGGTTCAAGTGGCTGGCGCGGAGTGGGTATGTGGAGTCGAATCCGGCGTCGCTGGTGAGCACGCCGAAGCTGCCGAAGCATCTGCCGAGGGTTCCGGGGATTGAGGAGTTGAACCGGGTGTTGAATTCCTTAGAGCGAGGCAGCGGGTCAGCGAGTCAGCAAGTCAGTGGGAAGGACGAAGAGCAAGAGGCGGCAGCGTGGCCGGCGCGGGATCGGGTGATCTTTGAGTTGTTGTATGGGTCGGGGATTCGAAACTCGGAGCTGTGTGGGTTGGATTTGAGCAGCATCCTGTGGGGCGATGATGCGATTCGAGTGTTCGGTAAGGGCAGGAAAGAGAGATTGGTGCCGCTGGGAGATGAGGCGGCCGCGGCGATCAGGGCGTATCTGCCGGAGCGTCGCGAGAGGTTAGAGGCGGCGGGCAAGGGAAAGCTGGTGCATGATGGGCCGCTGCTGATGAATTTGCGGGCGCGCGGGAGCTGCAGACTTACGACGCGCAGCGTCGGGCGGATAGTCAAGCAGATTGCGCTGAGCCGCGGGCTGGCGGCGGATGTGCATCCGCATACGCTGCGGCATGCGTTCGGAACGCACATGCTGGAGGAGGGGGCTGATCTGCGGGCGATCCAGGAGATGCTGGGGCATGAGCGTCTTTCTACGACGCAGCGATACACGCAGTTGACGGTGGGGCAGGTGCAGCGCGTGTATGAGGAGACGCATCCGCGGGCGAGGTGA
- a CDS encoding DUF202 domain-containing protein — MEQSPEQDPRIYFAAERTFLAWIRTGLGLMGVGFAVSRFGLFLRELSNTPQHSTMHSVATGVLLVVLGVVVLVAALLQHLAVIRRLAQGTWQPGRPSYLGVTFASILALSGIALAIFILRLG, encoded by the coding sequence ATGGAACAAAGTCCCGAGCAGGACCCGCGCATCTATTTCGCGGCCGAACGCACCTTTCTTGCCTGGATTCGCACCGGCCTAGGCCTGATGGGTGTCGGCTTCGCCGTCAGCCGATTCGGCCTCTTCCTGCGTGAGCTCAGTAACACTCCACAGCACTCCACCATGCACTCTGTGGCCACCGGCGTTCTGCTCGTTGTGCTCGGCGTAGTTGTCCTCGTAGCGGCTCTGCTGCAGCACCTCGCTGTCATACGCCGCCTTGCCCAGGGCACGTGGCAGCCCGGCAGACCTTCGTATCTCGGCGTTACCTTTGCAAGCATCCTCGCCCTTAGTGGCATCGCACTCGCGATCTTCATCCTGCGCCTCGGTTAG
- a CDS encoding rhodanese-like domain-containing protein — translation MSDTIQIDFAIESRRINFTVYGPPSTVLNMDLEITVDQLKQQLASTHPPLLLDVREPWEYATAHIPNSTLIPMNEIPARAFNELDEDQPIAVLCHHGARSLSVANWLRQQGFAKAQSVAGGIDLWSCAIDPSIPRY, via the coding sequence ATGTCTGACACCATTCAAATTGACTTCGCTATCGAATCACGACGCATCAACTTTACTGTCTACGGTCCACCCTCTACTGTCTTAAACATGGACCTCGAGATCACCGTCGACCAGCTCAAACAACAACTCGCCTCCACTCACCCGCCGCTTCTCCTCGATGTCCGCGAGCCCTGGGAGTACGCCACCGCGCACATACCCAATAGCACGCTCATTCCGATGAACGAGATCCCCGCGCGTGCCTTCAACGAGCTCGACGAAGATCAACCCATCGCCGTCCTCTGTCATCACGGCGCACGTTCCCTCTCTGTCGCCAACTGGCTTCGTCAGCAAGGCTTCGCAAAAGCCCAATCCGTCGCCGGCGGCATCGACCTCTGGTCCTGCGCCATCGACCCCTCCATCCCCCGCTACTGA
- a CDS encoding class I SAM-dependent methyltransferase — protein sequence MSTQAPMKETPALDMDKLNAFVGQFVNDLGAAVHSGMVVIGEKLGLYKALAEMPMTSTELAAKTKTDERYVREWLASQAAGGYVTFEEKTGKFSLSPEQAFTLAAEDSPAYLPGAFELALASLAAVPRIAASFKTGEGMGWGEHVEGVFHGCEKFFRPGYAANLMSSWIPSLEGVQEKLEKGAMVADVGCGKGASTLLMAEAFPKSTFFGFDYHDKSIEGARQAAANKGMSDRVTFGIATAKGFPGKYDLVTVFDCLHDMGDPVGAAKHVREALTPDGTWMIVEPFANDALKDNMNPVGRVYYSFSTLLCTPCSRSQEVGMCLGAQAGEARIRDVVTQAGFTRFRRATQTPFNIVYEARP from the coding sequence ATGAGCACACAGGCTCCGATGAAAGAGACCCCTGCGCTGGATATGGACAAGCTGAACGCGTTTGTGGGTCAGTTTGTGAACGATCTTGGCGCGGCGGTGCACAGCGGGATGGTGGTGATCGGCGAAAAGCTGGGGCTCTATAAGGCGCTGGCGGAGATGCCGATGACGTCGACGGAACTGGCGGCGAAGACGAAGACGGACGAACGGTATGTGCGCGAGTGGCTGGCGTCGCAAGCTGCGGGCGGATATGTAACGTTCGAGGAGAAGACGGGCAAGTTCAGCTTGTCGCCGGAGCAGGCGTTTACGCTGGCGGCGGAAGACAGTCCGGCGTATCTGCCGGGAGCGTTTGAGCTGGCGCTGGCTTCGCTGGCTGCAGTGCCGAGGATCGCGGCGTCGTTCAAGACTGGCGAGGGGATGGGATGGGGCGAGCATGTAGAGGGCGTGTTTCACGGCTGCGAGAAGTTCTTCCGGCCAGGGTATGCGGCGAATTTGATGAGCTCGTGGATTCCGTCGCTGGAGGGTGTGCAGGAAAAGCTGGAGAAGGGCGCGATGGTGGCCGACGTGGGATGCGGCAAGGGTGCGTCGACGCTATTGATGGCGGAGGCGTTTCCGAAATCGACGTTCTTCGGATTTGATTATCACGACAAGTCGATTGAGGGAGCGCGACAGGCGGCAGCGAACAAGGGGATGAGCGACCGCGTGACGTTCGGGATTGCGACGGCGAAGGGCTTTCCGGGGAAGTATGACCTGGTGACAGTCTTCGATTGCCTGCACGATATGGGCGATCCTGTGGGCGCAGCGAAGCACGTGCGCGAGGCACTGACGCCGGATGGAACGTGGATGATCGTGGAGCCGTTCGCGAACGACGCGTTGAAGGACAATATGAATCCGGTGGGGCGAGTTTATTACTCATTCTCGACGCTGCTATGCACGCCGTGCTCGCGATCGCAGGAGGTTGGAATGTGCTTGGGTGCGCAGGCGGGAGAGGCGCGGATTCGCGATGTGGTGACGCAGGCGGGGTTCACGCGCTTCCGCAGAGCGACGCAGACGCCATTCAACATTGTGTATGAGGCGAGGCCGTAG
- a CDS encoding dihydrofolate reductase family protein, translating to MRRVRYAVASSLDGFIAGPKGEFDWIPSDPEVDYAQDFSRYDTLLIGRRTFDVMRAHGQPTFPGKKNYIFSRTLTRADIPKSSILSTTPEQTVAELRNQPDNGKDIWLFGGGELFRTLLAANLVDEIELIVIPILLGGGIPLLPPPSQRLQLILRQHHTYKSGTLSLTYSIVYK from the coding sequence ATGCGCCGCGTCCGCTATGCCGTAGCCTCTAGCCTCGACGGCTTCATCGCCGGCCCCAAAGGCGAGTTCGACTGGATCCCCTCCGATCCCGAGGTGGACTACGCCCAGGACTTCTCCCGCTACGACACTCTGCTCATCGGCCGTCGCACCTTTGATGTCATGCGCGCGCACGGGCAACCCACCTTCCCCGGCAAGAAGAACTACATCTTCTCCCGTACGCTCACGCGCGCCGATATCCCCAAATCCTCCATCCTCTCCACCACACCCGAGCAAACCGTCGCCGAACTCCGCAACCAACCCGACAATGGCAAAGACATCTGGCTCTTCGGCGGCGGCGAGCTCTTCCGCACCCTCCTCGCGGCTAATCTCGTCGACGAAATCGAACTTATCGTCATCCCAATCCTTCTCGGCGGTGGCATACCCTTGCTTCCCCCTCCGTCGCAACGCCTCCAGCTCATTCTCCGGCAGCATCATACGTACAAGAGCGGAACGCTTAGCCTTACCTATTCCATCGTCTATAAGTAA
- a CDS encoding PEP-CTERM sorting domain-containing protein encodes MSASAMHADTYYNLSFTGSVAGTGTMDLNPTAGTITITLTNNTNLNGSSQSSDDNLIAGLLFNLNNKPTSAVTLTGTSGTLVNISASKSHSAIADPDTTDTIDHWGVSNNTTTGQICLEAAGSCAVGSQPDDLILTDETNYYVNPSVLNHDPSILGTGTFIIKIPGLNADSTVVSTDVSVIYGTSGSKEDVTVTPGTPPAATPEPASLLLVGSSLLGAAGALRRKMRPKLSC; translated from the coding sequence TTGTCGGCTTCTGCAATGCATGCGGATACGTATTACAACCTCAGCTTCACCGGTTCTGTCGCTGGCACGGGAACCATGGATCTGAATCCCACCGCCGGAACAATCACGATCACGCTAACGAATAACACTAACCTCAACGGATCCAGCCAGAGCAGCGACGACAACCTGATCGCCGGTCTCCTTTTCAACCTGAACAATAAACCGACGTCGGCCGTCACATTGACCGGAACATCGGGCACTTTGGTCAACATCTCCGCAAGCAAAAGCCATTCCGCGATCGCGGATCCGGACACAACCGACACGATCGACCACTGGGGCGTTTCGAATAACACCACTACCGGTCAGATCTGCCTCGAGGCCGCAGGCAGTTGTGCCGTCGGCTCCCAGCCTGATGATCTGATCCTTACGGACGAAACCAACTACTACGTCAATCCATCCGTGCTCAACCACGATCCGTCGATCCTCGGCACCGGCACGTTCATCATTAAGATCCCCGGCCTCAACGCGGATTCAACGGTGGTTTCCACTGATGTCTCAGTTATCTACGGAACCAGCGGCTCCAAAGAAGATGTCACGGTTACACCCGGCACTCCGCCGGCCGCGACGCCTGAGCCCGCCTCACTGCTCCTCGTCGGCTCCAGCCTTCTCGGCGCGGCCGGCGCACTCCGTCGCAAGATGCGCCCGAAGTTGAGCTGCTAA
- a CDS encoding tyrosine recombinase — MPSASLGASTGLGDVGLLREYATHLRVEKGLRPLSVEAYQRDLESFAEFVEGGDRTLMSARQEDVSGFMRHLREHAIESRSVARKLSCLRGFYRWMLKDKRIAHDPTVNIESPSSWKVLPKSLAESDVREMLERTGAAARSDAADGVSLRDHAIMELLYAGGLRVGEIVGLHVEDLRLESASVQVRGKGDKERIVPLHAKAVEALEQYVKRGRPELLRGVHGVQRALFVSVRGKALTAQSVWRLVKGLNSQASPHKLRHSCATHMVEHGADLRTVQTLLGHADIATTQVYTHLAIDRLKTVHRMHHPRAKMREPTHRDEAAMNGAPGVVAR; from the coding sequence ATGCCTTCTGCGAGTTTGGGTGCTTCAACCGGGTTGGGAGATGTGGGGTTGTTGCGGGAGTACGCGACGCATCTGCGGGTGGAAAAGGGCCTGCGGCCGCTGAGTGTGGAAGCGTATCAGAGGGACCTGGAGAGCTTTGCGGAGTTTGTGGAGGGCGGGGACAGGACGCTGATGTCGGCGAGGCAGGAGGATGTCAGCGGATTTATGCGGCATCTGCGCGAGCACGCGATTGAGAGCCGGAGTGTGGCGAGGAAGCTGAGCTGTCTGCGGGGGTTCTACAGGTGGATGCTGAAGGACAAGCGGATTGCGCATGATCCGACGGTGAATATTGAGTCGCCGAGTAGCTGGAAGGTGCTGCCAAAGAGTTTGGCCGAGAGTGATGTGCGCGAGATGCTGGAGCGTACGGGCGCGGCGGCGCGGAGCGATGCGGCGGATGGGGTTTCGTTGAGGGATCACGCGATCATGGAGCTGCTGTATGCGGGCGGTCTGCGTGTGGGCGAGATTGTGGGGCTGCACGTGGAGGATTTGCGGCTGGAGTCCGCGAGTGTGCAGGTGCGGGGCAAGGGAGATAAGGAGCGGATCGTGCCGCTGCATGCGAAGGCGGTCGAGGCGCTGGAGCAGTATGTGAAGCGCGGAAGGCCGGAGCTGCTGCGGGGTGTGCATGGTGTGCAGCGGGCGCTGTTTGTTTCGGTGAGAGGCAAGGCGTTGACGGCGCAGAGTGTGTGGCGGCTGGTGAAGGGGTTGAACTCGCAGGCGAGCCCGCACAAGCTGAGGCATAGTTGCGCGACGCATATGGTGGAGCATGGTGCGGATTTGCGCACGGTTCAGACGCTGCTGGGGCATGCGGATATCGCGACGACGCAGGTGTATACGCATCTGGCGATTGATCGGCTGAAGACGGTGCACAGGATGCATCATCCGCGCGCGAAGATGCGTGAACCCACTCATCGCGATGAGGCCGCGATGAATGGGGCACCCGGAGTTGTGGCACGATGA
- a CDS encoding PAS domain-containing protein: protein MPDLASRSDLQTESLRRQMEQFFDATTDAMVFLDRDYRFTFLNRRANEIISFGRNLVGQNLFEAFPGTVYKNSPYIENYRRSMEEGLRGEFEAFYPEPLNQWLRVQSFPTEDGIVIFFRDFTQEKLDRETLQRKTQEAERQRAEIETIYSTAPIGLALFDLDDYHYLRLNDRQAAFFGLKPEQIVGRTLTEMAPIEGLKELFDQVARGEPVINYPLEGKLFNDPADEHRYWTVSYFPVYGADGNIQAITAASLEITQQKKAELALQQSEKLAIVGRLASSIAHEINNPLESVTNLLYLAEHSETLDQARHYVRTAEVELRRVSAITSQTLRFHKQSSNPQEINLTDLVGSVLSVYQGRIANANVQIDRHSSAKRRVHCFEGEIRQVLANIISNALDAMPAGGTLFLRDRESRNWRNGEPGIAVTIADTGMGMSPETRARLFNPFFTTKGLTGTGLGLWVTKEIVDRHRGTLDVRSSQSPAHRGTVFTLFLPFNAVVR, encoded by the coding sequence GTGCCAGACCTCGCCAGCCGCTCCGACCTGCAAACCGAATCACTTCGGCGCCAGATGGAGCAGTTCTTCGACGCCACGACGGACGCCATGGTCTTCCTCGACCGGGACTACCGCTTCACATTCCTCAACCGCCGCGCCAACGAGATCATCTCCTTTGGCCGCAACCTCGTCGGCCAGAACCTCTTTGAAGCCTTCCCCGGTACCGTTTACAAGAATTCGCCCTACATTGAAAATTACCGCCGCTCCATGGAAGAAGGCCTCCGCGGCGAGTTCGAAGCCTTCTATCCGGAGCCCCTCAACCAGTGGCTGCGCGTCCAGAGCTTTCCCACCGAAGACGGCATCGTCATCTTCTTTCGCGACTTCACCCAGGAAAAGCTCGATCGCGAGACCCTGCAGCGCAAGACCCAAGAGGCCGAACGCCAGCGCGCTGAAATCGAAACCATCTACAGCACCGCCCCCATCGGACTCGCGCTCTTTGATCTGGACGACTACCATTACCTCCGCCTCAACGACCGTCAGGCTGCCTTCTTCGGGCTGAAGCCTGAACAAATCGTCGGCCGCACGCTCACCGAGATGGCTCCGATCGAAGGCCTCAAGGAGCTCTTCGATCAGGTAGCGCGAGGCGAGCCCGTCATCAACTATCCGCTCGAAGGCAAGCTCTTCAACGACCCTGCGGACGAGCACCGTTACTGGACCGTCAGCTACTTCCCCGTCTACGGCGCCGACGGCAACATCCAGGCCATCACCGCTGCCTCACTTGAGATCACTCAGCAGAAGAAGGCCGAGCTCGCTCTCCAGCAATCCGAAAAGCTCGCCATCGTCGGTCGCCTCGCCAGTTCCATCGCGCACGAGATCAACAATCCGCTCGAGTCCGTCACAAACCTCCTATACCTCGCCGAGCACAGCGAAACCCTCGATCAGGCACGCCATTACGTCCGGACTGCCGAAGTTGAGCTACGCCGAGTCTCCGCCATCACCTCGCAGACCCTCCGTTTTCACAAGCAGTCCAGCAACCCGCAGGAGATCAATCTCACCGACCTCGTCGGTAGCGTCCTGTCGGTCTATCAGGGCCGCATCGCCAACGCGAACGTCCAGATCGATCGCCACTCCAGTGCCAAGCGCCGCGTCCACTGCTTTGAAGGCGAAATCCGCCAGGTACTTGCCAACATCATCAGCAACGCGCTCGATGCCATGCCCGCCGGCGGCACGCTCTTCCTTCGCGACCGTGAATCTCGTAACTGGCGCAACGGAGAGCCCGGCATCGCGGTGACCATCGCCGATACCGGCATGGGCATGTCACCCGAAACTCGAGCGCGCCTGTTCAATCCCTTCTTCACGACCAAAGGCCTCACCGGCACAGGCCTGGGCCTCTGGGTCACCAAAGAGATCGTCGATCGTCACCGCGGCACGCTCGACGTGCGCAGCAGCCAGTCACCCGCGCACCGCGGCACCGTCTTCACTCTCTTCCTTCCGTTCAACGCCGTCGTCCGGTAG
- the ffh gene encoding signal recognition particle protein has product MFENLSEKLQRSFKDLRGQGTLTDENINDALRSIRVALLESDVNLDVTRKIIEDIRAKALGTGVATALNPSEQIVKIVRDELMDVLGHDTARFKFAPQPPSVILMAGLQGSGKTTTAGKLAQWLKKGGHRPLLVSVDVYRPAAREQLKVVAQSINAQIYEGKLEAGSSELAADRQNQTTEVLRLAKEALREARNYACDILIVDTAGRLGIDEQLMDEMSELKKLLNPSEILFVADAMTGQDAVNSAKAFNDRLQITGAILTKMDGDSRGGAALSIRQITGAPIKFLGTGEKPDAFEAFHPDRIVGRILGMGDIATLLERAEEKLDRSKAEAFAKKALTGDGFSLEDFRDQLRQVKKLGSMQSILKMLPSVGPFAGMQQAAANVDESQFTRIEAIINSMTAKERHNSAIINGSRRKRIAAGSGTTVQEVNNLLRQHTQMSKLFKGMGSGLAGGAKAQQRLLSQMQGKQRFGR; this is encoded by the coding sequence ATGTTTGAGAACCTCTCCGAAAAACTCCAGCGCAGCTTCAAAGACCTGCGCGGCCAGGGCACACTCACCGACGAGAACATCAACGACGCCCTCCGCTCCATCCGCGTCGCCCTCCTCGAATCCGACGTCAACCTCGACGTCACCCGCAAAATCATCGAGGACATCCGCGCCAAAGCCCTCGGCACCGGCGTCGCCACCGCCCTCAACCCCTCCGAGCAGATCGTCAAAATCGTCCGCGACGAGCTCATGGACGTCCTCGGCCACGACACCGCGCGCTTCAAATTCGCGCCCCAGCCCCCCAGCGTCATCCTCATGGCCGGCCTCCAGGGCTCCGGCAAAACCACCACCGCCGGCAAGCTCGCCCAGTGGCTCAAAAAGGGCGGCCACCGCCCCCTGCTCGTCTCCGTCGACGTCTACCGCCCCGCCGCCCGCGAGCAGCTCAAAGTCGTCGCGCAATCCATCAACGCACAAATCTACGAAGGCAAACTCGAAGCTGGCAGCTCGGAGCTCGCAGCTGATCGCCAGAACCAGACAACCGAAGTCCTCCGCCTCGCCAAAGAAGCCCTCCGCGAAGCCCGCAACTACGCCTGCGACATCCTCATCGTCGACACCGCCGGCCGCCTCGGCATCGACGAGCAGCTCATGGACGAAATGTCCGAGCTCAAAAAGCTCCTCAACCCCTCCGAGATCCTCTTTGTCGCCGACGCCATGACCGGCCAGGACGCCGTCAACTCCGCCAAGGCCTTCAACGACCGCCTCCAGATCACCGGCGCCATCCTCACTAAAATGGACGGCGACTCCCGCGGCGGCGCCGCCCTCTCCATCCGCCAGATCACCGGCGCCCCCATCAAGTTCCTCGGCACCGGTGAAAAGCCCGACGCCTTCGAAGCCTTCCACCCCGACCGCATCGTCGGCCGCATCCTCGGCATGGGCGACATCGCCACCCTCCTCGAGCGCGCCGAAGAAAAACTCGACCGCTCCAAGGCCGAGGCCTTCGCCAAAAAGGCCCTCACCGGCGACGGCTTCTCCCTCGAAGACTTCCGCGACCAGCTCCGTCAGGTCAAGAAGCTCGGCAGCATGCAATCCATCCTCAAGATGCTGCCCTCCGTCGGCCCCTTCGCCGGCATGCAGCAGGCCGCCGCCAACGTCGACGAGTCCCAGTTCACCCGCATCGAGGCCATCATCAACTCCATGACCGCCAAGGAGCGCCACAACTCCGCCATCATCAACGGCAGCCGCCGCAAGCGCATCGCCGCCGGCTCCGGAACCACCGTCCAGGAGGTCAACAACCTCCTCCGCCAGCACACCCAAATGTCCAAACTCTTCAAAGGCATGGGCAGCGGCCTGGCCGGCGGCGCAAAAGCCCAGCAACGCCTCCTATCCCAAATGCAAGGCAAACAAAGATTCGGACGATAA